A genomic region of Arachis hypogaea cultivar Tifrunner chromosome 5, arahy.Tifrunner.gnm2.J5K5, whole genome shotgun sequence contains the following coding sequences:
- the LOC140173216 gene encoding uncharacterized protein — MHGLDRSLVEHGLALKPNARPVKQTPRHFAPEINIKIKEEIECLIKEKFIRTARYVEWVSNIVPVMKKNGKLRVCIEFYDLNNATPKDEYFIPIADMLIDSAAGNEILSFMDDYSRYNQIFFAEDDVAKTAFRCLGALDHLSTFDSIKTYLSQAPIMANVRSSELLKLYIAATGNTIGFMLAQDDENGNERAVYYLSRVLTDIETRYFPVEKLCLSLYHACMKLKCYMVAKSVKVIAQTNLVVKGQVITGFLVDNSKGLNDQGANIVDVEINYWKLYFDGSKHKDGAGVGILIVSPEGIPSEFLFELKYPCSNNVAKYEALILGLEILIDKGALEVQILGDSQLVLKQLSKEYKCNNETLQKYLVTAWELLTSFQKVSLVHIPRIHNEIANELAQIASRYWVRPKTLKKLSSIHQILVPANEREVLCVDEWEDSDWRKPIAHY, encoded by the exons atgcATGGTCTCGATCGTTCATTAGTCGAACATGGATTAGCATTGAAACCCAATGCTCGACCTGTGAAACAAACTCCAAGACATTTTGCTCCTGAAATCAATattaagattaaagaagaaatagaatgCTTAATCAAGGAAAAATTTATTCGAACTGCTCGTTATGTGGAGTGGGTATCGAATATTGTCCCAGTGATGAAGAAAAATGGGAAATTAAGAGTATGTATCGAATTTTACGATTTAAATAATGCTACCCCAAAGGATGAATATTTCATACCAATTGCAGATATGTTGATCGATTCTGCAGCGGGAAATGAAATTCTTAGTTTCATGGACGATTATTCTAGATATAACCAAATTTTTTTTGCGGAAGATGATGTGGCTAAAACTGCTTTCCGTTGTCTTGGGGCGTTAG ACCATCTGTCGACGTTCGATTCGATTAAAACTTATCTGTCTCAAGCTCCGATTATGGCAAATGTTCGATCTTCTGAacttttgaaattatatattgcaGCAACTGGAAATACTATAGGATTTATGTTAGCCCAAGATGATGAAAATGGGAATGAACGAGCAGTTTACTATCTTAGTCGAGTCTTAACTGACATTGAAACGAGGTATTTCCCAGTTGAGAAATTGTGCTTATCTTTATATCATGCTTGTATGAAATTAAAGTGTTATATGGTGGCTAAATCCGTAAAAGTTATAGCACAAACCAATCTC GTTGTGAAAGGACAGGTTATTACAGGCTTTCTTGTGGATAATTCAAAAGGTCTGAATGACCAGGGGGCAAATATAGTTGATGTGGAAATCAACTATTGGAAATTATATTTTGATGGGTCTAAGCATAAAGATGGTGCAGGGGTTGGAATTCTTATTGTTTCACCAGAGGGTATTCCATCAGAATTCTTGTTCGAATTAAAATATCCTTGTTCTAATAATGTGGCCAAATATGAGGCTCTAATTTTGGGTCTTGAAATTTTAATTGATAAAGGAGCTTTAGAGGTTCAGATTTTAGGAGATTCACAATTAGTGTTAAAGCAGTTGTCGAAAGAATATAAGTGTAATAATGAGACGTTACAGAAATATTTAGTAACTGCTTGGGAATTATTAACATCCTTTCAGAAGGTTTCTTTGGTGCATATCCcaagaattcataatgaaattgCTAACGAATTAGCCCAAATTGCTTCAAGATATTGGGTTCGTCCGAAGACTCTGAAGAAATTATCTAGTATCCATCAAATTTTAGTGCCAGCAAATGAAAGAGAAGTTTTGTGTGTGGATGAATGGGAGGATTCTGATTGGAGAAAGCCTATTGCTCATTATTGA